Proteins from a genomic interval of Quercus lobata isolate SW786 chromosome 11, ValleyOak3.0 Primary Assembly, whole genome shotgun sequence:
- the LOC115966791 gene encoding laccase-14-like: MGDDFPYTLTELGTKVKVLNYNEAVEMVFQSTNLVEGAGLHPMHLHAYVVGSGPGIYDNVTDPKSFNLVDPVEVNTFGVPKEGWLAIRFVANNPGIIHTKMDVEDNVDSPIPKTPLI, encoded by the exons ATGG GAGACGATTTTCCATATACCTTAACAGAACTTGGGACCAAAGTGAAGGTGTTGAATTATAATGAAGCAGTTGAGATGGTTTTTCAAAGTACCAATTTGGTGGAAGGCGCAGGGCTTCATCCAATGCATTTGCATGCCTATGTGGTTGGATCAGGTCCTGGGATCTATGACAATGTAACCGACCCAAAAAGTTTTAATCTGGTTGATCCGGTTGAAGTGAATACTTTCGGAGTTCCTAAGGAAGGATGGCTTGCGATTAGATTTGTGGCAAACAATCCAG gCATCATACACACCAAAATGGATGTTGAGGATAACGTGGATTCTCCCATACCAAAGACTCCCTTGatataa
- the LOC115969410 gene encoding probable carboxylesterase 12, with product MDSSNSTEIAHDYPPFFKIYKDGRIERIAGIEIVPPSLDSKTGVESKDVVISPETGVSARLYIPKTTKESQKKLPLLVYFHGGAFCIETAFSPQYHNYLNSFVAEANVVAVSVEYRRAPEHPVPIAYDDSWAALKWVASHTDGKGPDEWLKNHADFESVFFAGDSAGANIAHHMGLRVGLEGLAGVKLDGIVLVHSYFWGKEPIGGEDTDAEKRGKVEALWRFTCPATSGADDPYINPGTDPKLGSLGCKRVLICVAEKDMLNDRGWYYSELLGKSGYRGVVEVMEAKGEDHVFHLMNSTCENSVALLKRIVSFINLGQA from the coding sequence ATGGATTCAAGCAACAGTACTGAAATAGCCCATGACTACCCTCCTTTTTTTAAGATCTACAAAGATGGTCGAATAGAGCGAATTGCAGGCATAGAGATCGTACCCCCATCTCTGGATTCCAAAACCGGTGTTGAATCCAAAGACGTGGTTATCTCACCCGAAACAGGCGTATCTGCTAGGCTTTACATTCCAAAAACCACAAAGGAATCACAAAAAAAGCTTCCTCTCCTTGTTTACTTTCATGGTGGTGCGTTTTGCATCGAAACCGCTTTCTCTCCACAGTACCACAACTACTTGAACTCGTTTGTGGCTGAAGCCAATGTTGTTGCGGTCTCTGTTGAATATAGGAGAGCCCCAGAACACCCTGTTCCTATTGCTTACGATGATTCGTGGGCTGCGCTTAAATGGGTTGCGTCTCATACTGATGGAAAAGGTCCTGATGAATGGTTGAAAAACCATGCAGATTTTGAAAGTGTGTTTTTTGCTGGGGACAGTGCTGGGGCTAATATTGCTCATCACATGGGGTTGAGGGTTGGATTAGAAGGACTTGCTGGTGTTAAGCTTGATGGGATTGTTTTAGTGCATTCATATTTTTGGGGCAAAGAACCAATTGGTGGGGAAGATACTGACGCTGAGAAGAGAGGAAAGGTTGAAGCTTTGTGGCGATTTACATGTCCAGCAACGAGTGGCGCTGATGACCCGTATATAAACCCAGGTACGGATCCAAAACTAGGGAGTTTGGGGTGTAAGAGAGTGCTAATTTGTGTTGCTGAGAAGGACATGTTGAATGATAGGGGTTGGTATTACAGTGAGTTATTGGGTAAAAGTGGATACAGAGGGGTTGTGGAGGTTATGGAAGCAAAAGGAGAGGACCATGTGTTCCATTTGATGAACTCAACTTGTGAAAATAGTGTTGCCTTGCTCAAAAGGATTGTTTCTTTCATCAATCTGGGTCAGGCTTGA
- the LOC115967789 gene encoding 2-hydroxyisoflavanone dehydratase-like: protein MESTNNEIAHEFHFFRVYKDGRVENFEWTQNQKIPPSDDPITGVQSKDVVISTEPSIFARIFLTKIHDPTQKLPLLFYIHGGEFCFEFAFSPLYHNHLISLASKANAIAISIEYGLFSERPIPACYEDSWAGLQWVASHVNRNGIESWLNEYADFNRVFIGGDSGGGNVAHTLAVWVGSIRLAGIKVVGLILIHPLFGGMEDNQMWLYMCPTNGGLEDPRLKPPQEDLVKLGCERVLIIFAQKDHLRGVGECYYKELKKRGWLGTMEVVEHEGKGHIFHLMKPDCEKAVDLVNKFVSFINQQ, encoded by the coding sequence ATGGAGTCAACCAACAATGAAATAGCCCATGAATTCCACTTCTTCCGGGTCTACAAAGATGGCCGAGTTGAAAATTTCGAATGGACTCAAAATCAAAAGATCCCACCTTCCGATGATCCAATCACTGGGGTCCAATCCAAAGACGTAGTTATTTCAACTGAACCCTCCATCTTTGCCCGAATTTTCTTAACCAAGATCCATGACCCGACCCAGAAACTCCCTTTACTCTTCTACATCCATGGTGGTGAATTTTGCTTCGAGTTTGCCTTCTCTCCACTTTACCATAACCACCTCATCTCATTGGCTTCTAAAGCCAATGCCATAGCAATCTCAATTGAATATGGGCTTTTTTCGGAGCGACCCATACCTGCTTGTTACGAGGACTCATGGGCGGGGCTCCAATGGGTTGCATCTCATGTTAATAGAAATGGGATAGAGTCATGGTTGAACGAGTACGCTGATTTTAATCGGGTCTTCATTGGTGGGGATAGTGGTGGAGGGAATGTTGCTCATACTTTGGCAGTTTGGGTTGGGTCAATTCGGTTAGCGGGTATTAAGGTtgttgggttgattttgatACATCCATTGTTTGGTGGAATGGAGGATAATCAAATGTGGTTGTACATGTGTCCAACAAATGGTGGGTTGGAGGATCCTAGGTTGAAGCCTCCACAAGAGGATTTGGTAAAGCTTGGGTGTGAGagggttttgataatttttgcTCAGAAGGACCATTTAAGAGGTGTGGGTGAGTGTTACTATAAGGAATTAAAGAAGCGTGGGTGGCTTGGAACTATGGAGGTTGTGGAGCATGAAGGAAAGGGTCATATATTCCATTTGATGAAGCCAGATTGTGAGAAGGCTGTTGATTTAGTCAACAAATTTGTTTCCTTTATCAACCAGCAATAA